Within the Mastacembelus armatus chromosome 23, fMasArm1.2, whole genome shotgun sequence genome, the region AAAATCAACCTTGACAGAGTAAAGTCTGTATGTTATATGAAAGAGttgaaaaatgaattaaacGGGTAGCAGTTTAAATCTGTTTGTGTGACATCAAGTAATTTTCTCCCGAAAACAATCAGTTATACTAGTTCCTATCACCTAAGTTTCTATGTTGTACTATATGACTAGTGTCCAGAAACTTTCTGAGAAGCTCAGTAATCAGACGCAGTTCATTTCCTCTGACTCATGTAAAGGCCTGGATGCATCAAACCACAGCGTGCATTCTGTCTGGCACCTCAGTTTTATGCAATAGTGGGAATTTATTGAGCTTTAAATAGCCCACATCATTTCTAAACTGGCAGCCTAGTCAACATTACTGCATTATTCTATGTTCAACTGTCTGCAGATGAGCAAGACATTCCAGTCTGCGTTCCCCACAATAATACAACATATACAGTACTCTTTTAAAAAGGTATCTCAATGTACTGAAACCTATAGATTATTCTGTCTAAAACCCGACATAGTGGGGGGGAACTTCATCTTGTTGCTAGGAGACCAGAGCCTCCTAATCGTTCTTCTGTGCCTATTTccaagagggagagaaagaaggcATGGAGAAAATGAtgggtttgtttgtgtatgtttgtcctGAGAGACTGTGCTAAAATGACATATACGTTTGATGATAAGCATGGGAATCATTCACCAGAGGGGGTAATTACTGAGCTCAAAACAAATGATGGAAATAAGCTACAACAGTTGGTAATAATACCACTTCCCTTGGGGACCCCAAAGGACACCATTCATGACTCTAATGTAATGATGCTTTACTTAGCTTGAGCAGCTACTGTCCATTTGAATCCTCTTAGAGAAAAAGCAGCCAGATGGCACTGATCACAGCAAACATAACTTTTAATTGTAAACATTATGTTGACAAACATGCAGTGCATACTATAATGTTAGTAAAATGTATGTAATGTGCATACAGCTAGGGGAACGTGAGTCCATTACACAtaccagaaatgtttttttcagtttctaagTGCATAAGAAACAGAGCAGATTGCTCAGGCCTGCTGGGCCATATGTGTTTGGAATCCACTGGACAACTACAGTAAATCACAGCTCAACCACAAACCATGCTTGTAGCAGTAGAGGTCAACCAACATCCTTGTGGAGATTATTGTTAATTGACTGATTTATAATGGTGGTGTTATAATTTTCAGACGAGATAGTTTTCTGATCTCAATGGATAACAATTCCTTTCTGGGGGGTTAGACACATTATACAGTTAGTAGGTTTGGCCAAAACCTCACTGGTCAATTAAATGTTCCAAGTGTACTGACAATTCCAGTGAAATGCTGATTAATAATCTGTTTATAATGCAATGGAGTTGCTTGTTCACTCTTGTGACAATAAGGAAAGCAGCCTCTCTGGCACTGTACACTGCTATACTTGGTAAAGACTGTACACTGTAAACACTAATAGCCTAATGGATGCTTCTGTGATTGTGACACTGATGATGCTCAGTGATATTCCAATATGGTTAGTATCGGAGAGCTCTGGCAGACCTAGCGTCAGTTGTCGGCAATAGCAACTTAGAAATTTGTTAGCTATCGTTACCTTTCAGCTAAAAAACTGGAGTTCTGTACATAATGtataattttacattaaattacTGATGTCCCATTTCTGACTTTGATCATGTGCAAAGGAAACCTGGCGATCTGAGCACAGCGCACCAATGGACAAGAAAACTCCATCACCCTCCCACCTTCAACACTACACTCATGTAAGCAGTCTTTACAACATTACACTCGGGATGCTGTTATGAAAACTGTCATTCCGCAGAAGTGCCAGCTCTGCGAACAGACTCAGAATTTGTGTCTGCTTCACTCTGCCAAGTGACTCAGCAGACACCAGTAAAAGAGAAAGGGGAAACATATTATTCAGGCCCTTGTGGTTTGGAAAAAACTCTACAGTGACACGCTGGCAAAATGATTAATCATGATGATAGCAATTGTAATTAATACAATTGTTAGAAATTGAATAAAAGGCAGTGGAActtacaaaaaacagaaaagctccTCACTGTTTTTCAAGACTGAGGAAGCTGAATGCTGATTCAGCCACCTGTGAACTGTAATGCAAACTGTGGGTTAGTTCTTGAGCCTACAGAGCGGTGCACATCACAGCTGGTGTGCTGGTCAAATGGCCACAGAGCTGTGGCTCAAATTACTGAACTTAATTAGTTACAAGGTCATGAGGTCTTGTTACACAtctggaaaaaaatataaacaaggCTGTCAAGTCATTTTCTATTGGCATCGCTGTAACTGTAATAAACAGAATTTTGCTTTCTGTGTCTATGCCCTGAATGATACCCCCTGTCcacaaacagataaaatcaataaacagaCTGGAAATGTAACAGGAAAGGGTGGGAGCTACTTTGATTTTTATCTCCTTGCAAAATGAAAGCAGACCTCTGCCCCAGTGTTTGAAATTGTGTATAGTACTTTAAAACATGGAGTGTTTGAAATTGTGTATAGTACTTTAAAACATGGAGTGTTTGAAATTGTGTATAGTACCTTccatcatgcacacacaaacacacacatacgacCCTTTTACCCAGCACCTGTTTACATGAGCAGCAGAGTGGATTTCAGAAGAAAGCTGCAGGAAATACGATGCTGCATATTGAGGTGACTCCTGTGTGTTTAGCGTTTGATCCCTCCTGTCACTTCCAAATTTAAGAACACATaccaaaaaatacacatttactgGATTCATCACTCAGCATACTGGGTCTGTGACTCTGTAGCTCATTTGGATGATACTACAGCAATGCTTTGACGTGAAAGTAGAGGGGATAAACAAAGGCATGCTCAGACATgacatgcaaacatttttttccttctgcttcTTGGTCCTTACATTCAAAGCAGAGCCTAATCGGACTCTGAATGCCTTATCACAACGATCTGTGATGTAGATCATTTAATATAATGTCTACATATCCTACATTCAAATACATATTTAGGAAGggagtgtatttatttttttaaatgctttcatttgtaaataaattacaaaatgacTGGTTATTACGTAGAAATGCGTCTAAAACCATTTTACAGTTATTTGATGAGTTCGCCCAATGTTTTTGAAGCCCATTTTATATACAAATCACTGGAGGATACACACATTTATCGGCGAGCAAAGCTAAAGACTATTAAAAACGTTAGCCTCTGTGGGTTAACGATGAATGCTTTCCTTTTCCTACTGTGCAGCTAAACGGTGAAGTAATTCGTGAGGAGATTTTTTGTGGCATTCAAAGAGTAAGAGTCATCGCCAAAATACGCAAAACCAGACACGGCGACTGACTTTATCTGTCAATTGTGTTATTCCATAGCTAGCTTATTACCGTTACACGCTAACGCTAGCTACCTCTATAAGCAACGGTGCCTTTATAAAAGTTGGACTCGACAAGTTTTTCCGagtaaaagaaaacagcagccacACCGGTCGGCTTCTCATTACAAAGCTGAACGAAGAGAACTAAGGCTAGTACGGACACAGCATACACTCCGGGTTTCTTTAACCTCACCTCATGCTGTAGTAACTCATGTTTATCCACGGTTGCTAGGGAAGATCCTCGTGTGGCCATGCACTTTTTGTGGACGCGGTTGAGGAAAACTCGGTATCTCGGTCCTTAGTTACTGAGCAGGCTAAGAAGGAGCGTTCCTATTGGTCCAGAGAATACTTAGGTAGAATTGGTGGATATTGCTGAGAGGGAGGAGTGTTGACtaaaaataaagcttttttatttttattatttaaataccTTTCCTTTTTTCGTCCTACACCAATGAAAATCAAATTTATTGTCACagcaaaattaaatataaaaaggtTTGTTCGGCTACTGTAACCGGTAACCATGACAACACGTAGTTCAAGAAACCCAATGGAAAACCTATCAATACATAGTTACAATAGCTCATGTCCTTCCTCTTTAAAAAAGGTCCcatttatatgtatgtgtagaGAATAAATAGGAAGTACTGtatattgattatttttgcATGAATAGGTTTATTCTTTTGCAATAAACTGTTAATTATAGTCTTGCTCACAATCACCAAAAAGTGATATGATCCTTCAGGAGCaccttggatttttttttacacccgTGACTCAAGATTTCATGTCACTGACAAAATTTTATAACAATTCTTTGAATGAATATAACTAAACAATTTTTACTAAATCTTGACATAGATAATTCATTAAAAATTTCATtctaatttaatatttcatgtaaCTTTATTCTTTCAATCATAACTATCAAGGCTAGGCAGACATGGTGAGTGAGAGTTATTTCACAATATCCTTGACTTATCATTATGAGGTTCAACCAGAtacaaaattagtttttttaactaattttatatataaatcgGTGAACTGAAACAGGATCATCACTTTAGAATATTTAGGTCCAGTGCAATAAAACAGTTTATATAAACTATTCTGTCCACATAAATGGTCCAATCCTTTTCTTTCTGACTTTACATCAGCTGTGAATAAGCACATCTGAATCAGAGAGGTGGCCCTTCTTTTTTAACAGTAACATCAaactcctccttctcctccaggtCACTTTCACCCCATAATCCCTCTCTGGTGTGTCAGCCACCAAAATGTCAGGTGGCTGATTACCTGGTGGTGTACATGGCTGAGCTAGTTGCAAGTGCACAGAATCTTCCTTTACTGCTTCTGGAGTATCCATATCAGGTGGTGGACCGATACTGCTGACCTCACTGGTGTTGAACTCAGTGGAGGCAGGTGTTGAAGGACCCTCTGCCGGTATTCTGcatctctctgtcacctgaACAGACCGAGTTTCAGACTGATTTAAACATCTGCTAGAGGATGCAGCACCATCAGAAATCCCCTCTGCGTTCCCTTTTCTGACTGAGGCCAGCAGTCTCTTGGGTGTTTCCAAATACTGTGCACTTGAAACTGTCCTTTTGATTTGGCATGATCTCTGTGGCTGATTTTTGGTGTCACTCACAACAGCAGACTCAGTAGCGTTCTTAACGTGTGTAGTCTTTGGTTGATTAGACTGGCCTCTCGAGCTTGTGTGAAATGACAATGAGGGGAATTTGCACACACTGTTTTTCCTTGAGAGCTGAGTGCAACCTTCAAAAATGCCTGTGGTAGGCTGGCGTTTTCTCCTCCCTCGTCTCACTGGAGGTGCAGCTGCAAGTGACGTGTTAAACTGTGGGCTCACCTGAAAGATAAAAGGTACAGTAGACAGACAGTGACATCTAAAAGATGTAAAATTGTATAGCAAAGTCAGCTTTATCTGCAGAACACATTCAGAGGCATACTCAAGGACACCTAGCCATGCCCCAGCACACAATGTGCGCAAAATGGACGAAAAACGTACCCAAGAAGTAAGAGACGAGCTGTTGTGTGCTTGGGTCTCTGTGAAAAATTCTTTAGGATTGAGTGCAGCTCGGACTTCTGGCGCATTTTGGACTCTGGCTCCACTCAAAGGCCGCTCGACGAATAGCAAAGGAGGCTTGTCTGACTTTAGTGCTT harbors:
- the rhno1 gene encoding RAD9, HUS1, RAD1-interacting nuclear orphan protein 1; translated protein: MPRKALKSDKPPLLFVERPLSGARVQNAPEVRAALNPKEFFTETQAHNSSSLTSWVSPQFNTSLAAAPPVRRGRRKRQPTTGIFEGCTQLSRKNSVCKFPSLSFHTSSRGQSNQPKTTHVKNATESAVVSDTKNQPQRSCQIKRTVSSAQYLETPKRLLASVRKGNAEGISDGAASSSRCLNQSETRSVQVTERCRIPAEGPSTPASTEFNTSEVSSIGPPPDMDTPEAVKEDSVHLQLAQPCTPPGNQPPDILVADTPERDYGVKVTWRRRRSLMLLLKKKGHLSDSDVLIHS